The DNA region ATCTCCGCCTGTGACCCCCTCGCACCCTCCAACCCGACCCTCTTGTCcctcaacatctcctccaccttccgCAACGCAGCCaacgccaacctctccctaGCCATAACTTggaccccccctcccctcccccctccctcaaggtccttcctctcccatctcaaccccttttcttccgAACCCCCCGTTCAGCCCCAATCCTACAGCGCCGCCGCTCTCCCGCGGTACTCCCTGATGGGGTATCTCGAACCCATCCCCGGAGCAGACGACCCAAAGAGTGATGTGGGCAAGCTGGTTCAGACTTGCTACACCAACACGCATCCGGACGCGAAGTACTGGCTTCCGGGAAATAGGATTCACGAGAGCCACTttgtgaggttggtggtgacggagATTTACTGGGTGGGCGGGTTTGGGGATAGGGCGTATATCGGGTGGATTGACGCCAAGGATTGGGAGAGTGTGaccgagaaggagattgaggggGCGAGGTTACCTGGGGAGAAGCCGCTTGAAGGGGGGGATCTTTAGGGGtggtcttgatcttttgagaaag from Podospora pseudoanserina strain CBS 124.78 chromosome 1, whole genome shotgun sequence includes:
- a CDS encoding hypothetical protein (EggNog:ENOG503P0Z8; COG:S); amino-acid sequence: MKPTTLLSTLLPLTSAYSIPKDSTAPSSNAFKIPTARESAILARRILTLTPLGTISTIFPSTTSSRNPPGIEGKPHALMEYISACDPLAPSNPTLLSLNISSTFRNAANANLSLAITWTPPPLPPPSRSFLSHLNPFSSEPPVQPQSYSAAALPRYSLMGYLEPIPGADDPKSDVGKLVQTCYTNTHPDAKYWLPGNRIHESHFVRLVVTEIYWVGGFGDRAYIGWIDAKDWESVTEKEIEGARLPGEKPLEGGDL